In the Gossypium raimondii isolate GPD5lz chromosome 9, ASM2569854v1, whole genome shotgun sequence genome, one interval contains:
- the LOC105800660 gene encoding uncharacterized protein LOC105800660 translates to MVKKKERTLNETESSIDLKSLIHESALFFDKLVELIPARFYLPDEKDKPWFQGLSKAEKASAKKQARENIKKARRDRLDPEKSSKTTLDLLKENIEKEKSGKDSDAEEEEVEVRPIMPDVDDERSVTYEELRERLRRKIEELRGGRNSSGSEKKKNERNDKKGKKRKRDNGAEEKKVDTTANDKDNVEKDVEEAAKELTFSRVKLGDEDKHGKKKRKLSKLKELENAMKLAAAKKDPEKGEVIAKKHSWKAAMDRAAGIKVHDDPKLLKQSIQKEKKRHKKNAEKWNERVETTQKLKVEKQQKRSENIADKIHQKKMRRIAKREKKLLRPGFEGRKEGFINEGSS, encoded by the coding sequence atggtgaagaaaaaggaaagaactTTAAATGAGACCGAATCATCAATTGATTTGAAGTCATTGATTCATGAAAGTGCTTTGTTCTTTGACAAATTGGTTGAGTTAATCCCTGCTAGGTTTTATTTACCTGATGAAAAGGATAAACCTTGGTTTCAGGGTCTTAGCAAGGCCGAAAAGGCTTCTGCTAAGAAACAAGCTAGAGAAAACATTAAGAAAGCTAGGAGAGATAGGTTAGATCCtgagaaatcatcaaaaacgaCTCTCGATTTGTTGAAAGAGAATATAGAGAAGGAGAAATCGGGTAAGGATAGTGATGCTGAAGAGGAAGAAGTCGAGGTTAGACCTATAATGCCCGATGTAGATGATGAACGGTCGGTGACTTATGAAGAACTTAGGGAAAGGCTTCGTAGGAAAATCGAAGAGCTTCGGGGTGGTAGAAATAGTTCGGGTtcggagaagaagaagaatgagaGGAATGATAAGAAGGGTAAGAAGCGAAAGAGGGATAACGGAGCTGAAGAAAAGAAAGTTGATACAACGGCTAATGACAAGGATAATGTAGAGAAGGATGTTGAAGAGGCTGCAAAGGAACTTACTTTTAGTCGTGTTAAACTTGGGGACGAAGATAAACAtgggaagaagaagagaaaacttTCAAAGTTAAAGGAGCTTGAAAATGCAATGAAATTAGCAGCAGCTAAGAAAGATCCCGAGAAGGGTGAGGTTATCGCGAAGAAGCATTCATGGAAGGCAGCAATGGATAGAGCTGCAGGGATTAAGGTTCACGATGATCCAAAATTGTTGAAACAAAGTATACAGAAGGAGAAAAAGAGGCATAAGAAGAATGCTGAGAAGTGGAACGAGAGAGTTGAAACAACCCAGAAGTTGAAAGTGGAGAAACAACAGAAGAGATCGGAGAATATAGCGGACAAGATTCACCAGAAGAAGATGCGACGCATTGCAAAGAGGGAGAAGAAGCTGTTGCGACCTGGGTTTGAAGGTCGCAAAGAGGGTTTTATTAATGAAGGGTCAAGTTAA
- the LOC105800665 gene encoding membrane protein PM19L yields MATVGRNAAAPLLFLNLIMYFIVLGFASWCINRFINGQTAHPSMGGNGATGFFLTFSILAAVVGIVSKFAGGHHIRSWRSDSLAAAGSSALIAWALTALAFGFACKHINIGGWRGWRLRILEAFIIILTFTQLLYVLLIHAGVFSSRYGPGYRDSDYGMHAPGDEPGHKTSTAVTGSRV; encoded by the exons atggctACTGTAGGAAGAAACGCGGCAGCTCCTTTGTTGTTCCTTAACTTGATCATGTATTTCATTGTGTTGGGATTTGCTAGTTGGTGTATTAATAGGTTTATCAATGGCCAAACTGCTCATCCAA GTATGGGTGGGAATGGAGCAACAGGTTTCTTTTTAACCTTTTCCATCTTGGCTGCTGTGGTGGGTATAGTATCAAAATTTGCAGGTGGTCATCATATTAGGTCATGGAGAAGTGATAGTTTGGCTGCAGCTGGTTCTTCTGCACTTATTGCTTGGGCTCTAACTGCATTAGCCTTTGG GTTTGCTtgtaagcatataaatataggAGGATGGAGAGGATGGAGGTTGAGGATACTTGAAGCATTCATAATAATCCTTACATTCACTCAACTTTTGTATGTGTTGTTGATCCATGCCGGTGTGTTCAGCAGTCGGTACGGACCAGGGTATCGAGATTCCGACTATGGGATGCATGCACCGGGGGATGAACCAGGGCACAAGACCAGCACCGCTGTAACTGGATCTAGGGTCTGA